The sequence GCCTGGAAAACCAGTGATGCCCGTCAGGCGCTAAGAGCCCTGAAGGAAGACTTTGAAGTGGCCATTATTGACCCTCCACGTGGCGGCTGCCAACCCGAAGTGCTGGATTGGCTGAGCGAGCATATTGAAAAGCAGTTGATTTACGTGAGCTGCAACCCCACCACCCTGGCCCGGGATCTCAAGCATCTGGTGGCGCAGGGCTGGAAAATTGATGCGGTTCAGCCGGTGGATATGTTCCCACAGACCTATCACGTGGAAACGCTAGTGAACCTATCCCGCTGAAATTTGTTCAGCGCCTCAGTCCGCTAACTCAGACAAGGTTACTGTACCGGTGGCCGGTTGGAGTCTGGCTTGCAGAAACTGCCACAATGCCCAAAAGCCCAGGGCTCCCAGTATAAACACAAATGGTATGGCCGGGTGCCGATAGCGGGTGTAATAGAGAGCAATGGCCGGAAAGATGTAAAAGAAAAACCCGGCAAAACCCAGACAAACGCCCATGGGATACCGCACCATGAGGCAGGCCACCAACGTGAGCAGGGCCAGCACTTGCCACACCATGCGAAAGGTCAAATTAATGGGCGTTTTATGCCAGGGGATGCGGTTCCAGTGGTAATCCTGAAAATAAAACTCATGCTCTGACACAAAATAATACCCCAGACGCTTAAAGAACAATTGGGCATAACGCAGCGGATGGGTTTGAATCCAGCGGTTGTTATTGGCAATCAGGCGGCGATCAAAATCCACGATATTGCGGCTGTTGGCCAGGGCATCCTGATACATCCAGCTGTTGACGTAACTCCGGGTGTAATCGCCCTTGCCGTCATCGTTATTGCCAGCCACCAGATTAATACCCGAGGAATTATCCACCAGCACCCACTCGTGAAATTCGGCGTAATTGCGTAAAATCCAGGGGCTCAGGGTAAGAAAAAAGATGGCCACAACCTGTAAGGCCTGTCGGGGCTTCAACTGCCGATACAGCCATAAAATAACCAGCACCCCCAGAAAAAGCGGTAAGGTAATGGGACGGGTCAGGGCGGCCAAGCCCCAGAACAAACCCGTGAGCCAGCCCCAGCCCTTGTGTTTGTCAGGCTGTAACAAAAACCACACGGCCCACACCAGCAAAGTGATAAACAGCATTTCCGAGAGCAAAATGCCGCAATAGGCAATGAGCGGCGGATATACCGCCCCCGCGGCCATGGCGGTCAGGGCCACCGGCGACTTCAGGGAGGCTGGAGTAACGCGCAACGCCAGCTGATACATGCCCATCAACAGTAAAAGTCCCAAAACCACCTGAGCGACATAGGCCGCTCGGGGGTTCGGCCCGGCAATTTTATAAACACCGGCCAGAAACAGGGGATACAGAGGCGGGCGATAAGTGGAAGCCCCGAGACTCCTGGAATCATCGCCGGTACTGAAGGAACCCTGTTCCAGCAGAGCCACGCCCCGCTGATGGAAACTGGCCATATCCGACTTCAGCGGGGTATCCACCTGGAACACAAAGTGCAGGCGAACCCACAACGCCAGGGCCAGAATCAGCCAAAATAAACCTGTTTTGATGAAATCCTGTTTTATAACCATCGCTGACAGCCCGGAATGACCTTTACAAAGCACGCTTTTCTCCCGCCAGTTTATCACAGGCCATTCCTGTCTTCCTGTAAAACAGGGGCTTTCGGCAAAGCCGACAATCAGCGCCCGCTAACCCGAAGGGGACCACCCTGCACAAACCACTGGCCTGAAATCAACCCTTCACCCGGCAGAATGTAAACACATCGAAACAAAACGTCAAGTTGGGGCCTGAGCCACCGATAAACAACGTATCCGGATTGATAAAGGCGTCCTGTATGAAACAGGTAAGAATAAATGAACGACTGCCAGCGCATGGGAATGCCGCTGCTGAATACGCATTGGTGGGCACACTGATTTGCGTGGTCTCCCTCGGGGCCCTGCTGTCTTTCAGTGGGGCCTTTAGCGCCAGAATCTCCGATATAAAAAGCGATATGATTGCAAAAGCGGACAAAACCAGTCAGGAAAACGCCATCCGGGCAGCCCAGATGGGCTTGAATACGCCCGCAGGTTCAGGCTCGGCGTGCATTGATGCCTGGAGCGGGAATGGCTCCGGTGCCACGGCCACCACTGGGGCCAATGGAAACACCTGGGGGCTGGAGGGCAGACCGGGGGGGAGCGCTCCCACCAAAGAGAGCAACTTGACCCCGGCACAAGAAAAAATTGTGACCGCCATTGCCAATAACGCCCACGAAGTGGCTCAATTACAGAAAATCCTGAGACAAATCGCCAAGCTCAGCCGAGGAAACCGGGAAACTTTCAGAAAGACAACCGTGGTTTATAACGGCACGGTTTTAAGTGCCGGAAGAATCGCCGCTTGGTTAAAAGAAAACGGCTACATGTCTGCCCGGCTTCAAACGCTGGTGGACAAACTGGCAGCGACTGGCGCGGACAAGGGCGTACTTTCGGAAGTCAACACCCTGACTGGGCAGGTGTCCTCGGATGCGGCAACCAGCAGCAACGCCGCCCAGTCCGCCTTAACCAACGCGGGCTCCCCCACCACCGTTGTTGTTCAGACCAATCCGGTCAAAACCGACCAGAACGCCGCCGCCATTTGTGAAACTGCCGGGGGGACCGACACCGGCACCCGTTGCGGTGTTTAAAAAAAGGCCAGACAGTCTACGGTTCCCCAAACCTAGATGCCCGCTTTACCGACGATCGCCAGCATTTTATCCACGGTTTCGGTAAACGGGGCGTTGGACTCAATCTCCTGCTTCAGCAAGGCGTCAATTTCCCCTTTTAAAGCCACAGCCTGATCCAGCTTGGGATTGGCCCCTTGCACATAGGCGCCGATGTTAATCAGGTCTTCGGAGCGCTTGTACAAGGCCATTAAATCCCGGATTTTTCCGGCGGCCTCCCGATGCCCCTTCTCCGCAATGGCCGTCATCAAACGACTGACGGAGGCCAAAACGTCCACAGCCGGAAAGTGATTCTGCTGGGCCAGTTCCCGACTGAGAACAATGTGCCCGTCCAGCAGGCCCCGCACCGTGTCGGCCACCGGCTCGTTCATGTCATCCCCTTCCACCAGCACGGTGTACAAACCCGTGATGGAGCCAGTGTCCGAAGTCCCACTGCGCTCCAGCAATTTGGGCATAAAGGCGAACACGCTGGGGGTATAGCCGCGCGTGGTAGGGGGTTCTCCCACCGCTAGGCCCACTTCCCGCAAGGCCATGGCCACCCGGGTCAGGGAGTCCATCATCAGCAGTACATTCTTGCCGCTTTTGCGGAAGTATTCGGCCACCGTAGTGGCTACCAAGGCGGCCTTGATCTTCATCAGGGCCGGTTGCTCGGAGGTGGAGACCACCACCACGGAGCGTTTGCGCCCCTCCGGCCCCAGAGAGTGATCAATAAAGTCCTGAACCTCACGCCCCCGCTCCCCAATCAGGGCAATCACGCTGAGATCCGCTTCCGTATTGCGGGCAATCATGCCCAGCGTGGTGGACTTACCCACCCCGGAACCGGCGAAGATGCCTACCCGCTGGCCTTTGCCAATGGTATTAAAGCCATCAATGGATTTGACGCCCAGCGGAATGACCTCGGTAATTTCCTTGCGCTTCAGTGGATGCGGGGCGTGGGCATGCACGTGGAACGGCAGGTTATTGGACACCGGAAACCGATCGTCAATGGGGTTGCCCAGCCCGTCCAGCACCCGACCCAGCAGTTCTGGCCCCACGTTGACCCGAAAGGAATGACCGGTGTTAAACACCCGAGCCCCCGGCGATAAATTGCCCAGTTCCCCCAGTGGCATTAACAGGATTTTGCCCTCTTTAAAGCCCACTACCTCGGCAGGCACGGTGGGCATAAACGGATCGCCGGTCTCAATCAGGCATACATCGGCAATTTTGGCCTTGGGCCCTTTGGATTCGATCACCAGCCCAATGACCTGATCCACCAGACCCACCTGCGGGTAGGGATCGGCTTTGTCCATCAAGTTCAGCAAAGCGTCCATATCCAGATTCAAATTCACAGGGCAGGCCCCGCTTCGTCCTCTGCATCCCCCTCAGGCGGCTTGCTATCAAAGGCGGGAAACTCAAACGGAGTAATCGCGGGAGCCACGGGCCCGGCATGCGGCGAATCGACCTCTGGTGCCTCCTCCAGAGGAGAGGTCGCCGAAGCGTCTTGTGTCGGTGTTGTTTCAGTGTCCTCGGGCATCACTTCATCAAGGGGTATCAGCGACTCAGCCTCCTTGCTCTCATAAGCAGGTGACTCGAACTTCACAGGCTCAATCTCCGCCGGTAAATCCTGAGTCGCTTCAGCAAGGGCTTCAGCGGCCTCTGGCGCTCGCAAGTCCGCCCCCAGCGGCTCCGGTCTGGGCAGGGTCAGGGCCTCCTGCAGGGGATCGATCAACTGAGCGATGCGGGTATCCAGACTCAAGTCAAAGGAGCCTTCTTCTCCCACAATGAACAGTTGATGCACGTCCAGCAACGGATCGACCATAAACTCATAACGGCTCATCTCGCTCAGCGCTGATTCGGTGACCGCGCTGAAGGCCCGCAGTTCCTGTAATGCCTGAGGATTGACCACCACTTTAATCTTGCCGGTCAGATACAGGCTTTCCACAGCCTGTTGCAACTGCCTCAAAATCATATCCGGGTTTTCCGCCAGCTCCCGCTGTAAAATTTTTCGGCTCAAATGGCGAATCAGGGTCAGGGCGTTTTTCTCAAAGTTTTTCAGCACCAGTTTTTCAGCCTGATAGGCATTTTCCGCCAACAGTTGGGCGCTTTGCAGCAAACCGGTCACTTCCTGCTCCACCTGGGCGGTGGCATCGGCGTAGCCTTCCTGAAAACCATTTTTAAACCCCGCTTCCCGAGCGCTTTCCTGGATGGTTTCGACCTGACTCTGGGCCAGCTCTACCATTTCCCGGGCCTGGGCGTTGGCCTTGCTCAGGATCTCCTCGGAAATTTGCCGGGCATTTTTTTCAGCCGTTTCTTCGGCCACTTTGACAAGAGCAATAGCTTCATCTTCCGCCTCTTGCAGGCGTTTTTTCACAATTTCCGCCAGAGACTGCTCCAGATCCCGCTTGAATTGGGCCTCGCTATCCAGATGGTAGGCTTGTCCCACGGCAACCGTTTCGCCCTGAATATGCGCTTGCCCGGCTGCCGCAGGCGTCACCTGGGCGTTTTGCCGATAGCGTAATTCCTTGCGGACGAAATTACTCAATGAAATCGTCCTCTTCGGTTCCTCGGGACACTACGATCTCACCGGCGCCTTCCAGCGCACGAATGATACTGACGATGTAGGTCTGCTTTTCCTGTACATCCTTGGCGCGAACCGGGCCCATGTAATCCATATCGTCCTTGAGCATGGTGGAAGCCCGCTCGGACATGTTGCGGAAGATTTTTTCCTGAACATCCTCGTTGGAACCTTTCAGCGACAGGGCCAGATCCTTGGTGTCCACCTCACGCAGCACCCGCTGAATGGAACGATCGTCCAGATGAATAATATCCTCGAATACGAACATCAGCTCCCGCACTTGTTCGGCCACTTCCGGATCTTTCATTTCCAGACTGTCCAGAATGGCTTTTTCCGTGGTGCGATCGCTGCGGTTGATGATTTCCGCCAGCGATTCGATACCGCCCGCCATGCTAAAGTCGGCGGTGACCACCGAGGAGAACTTGTTCTCCATAATCCGCTCCACTTCCCGCAACACTTCCGGGTTGGTGCGATCCATTTCCGCGATGCGATGGGCCACGTCGGCCTGCATCTCCGGGGACAAGGCCCCCAGAATGGCCGCCGAGCGCTCTGGCTTGAGGTACGCCAGCACCAGCGCTACCAGTTGCGGGTTTTCATTCTGGAAGGAAGTGGCCAACTGGGCCGGATCGGCGTTATTGAAAAAGTCGAAGGGGTTGGTTTGCAGGGTGGCTACCAGCCGCTCCAGGATTTTATCGGCCTGATTCTCGCCGTAGGCCTCGTTCAGGAGTTGGCGGGCATAGGACACCCCGCCGGAGGCCAGATAGCCGCTGGCCTGGAACAAGGAATAAAATTCGGCCAGGATGGCGTTCAGCGTTTCCGGGTTGATGCGTTGCAATGAGGCGATTTCCAGCGCAATATGCTCTACCTCGATTTCGTCCTCAATGTTTTTCATGATTTCAGACGCCGTGCGAGGCCCCAGGGCGATCAGCAGGGCCGCCACCTTCTGGGAGTTGGTCATATGCCGGATCGAAATGGCGTCACTGGACATGGTGCTTATAATTCCATCTGATACTCACAAACAGGAACGGACTGGGGAAAGGACTCAACCGATGAATGGGGAAACGCGACCAAGATTAAAAGATTGTTTTTACTATTATTATGCCCGTTCTCATAGCTCTTTCATATAGGTCATCAGAACGCGGGTGGCTTCCGCCGGGTCCTCGGTAATTAAATCGCTGATAGAGGTCTTCATATGCTCCACTTCAGGGTCCATCTTGGTCTCCAGGGCGGCGAAGCTGGTTTCCTCCAGCAATTGGGTG comes from Vampirovibrio chlorellavorus and encodes:
- a CDS encoding ArnT family glycosyltransferase — protein: MVIKQDFIKTGLFWLILALALWVRLHFVFQVDTPLKSDMASFHQRGVALLEQGSFSTGDDSRSLGASTYRPPLYPLFLAGVYKIAGPNPRAAYVAQVVLGLLLLMGMYQLALRVTPASLKSPVALTAMAAGAVYPPLIAYCGILLSEMLFITLLVWAVWFLLQPDKHKGWGWLTGLFWGLAALTRPITLPLFLGVLVILWLYRQLKPRQALQVVAIFFLTLSPWILRNYAEFHEWVLVDNSSGINLVAGNNDDGKGDYTRSYVNSWMYQDALANSRNIVDFDRRLIANNNRWIQTHPLRYAQLFFKRLGYYFVSEHEFYFQDYHWNRIPWHKTPINLTFRMVWQVLALLTLVACLMVRYPMGVCLGFAGFFFYIFPAIALYYTRYRHPAIPFVFILGALGFWALWQFLQARLQPATGTVTLSELAD
- a CDS encoding FliI/YscN family ATPase, producing MNLNLDMDALLNLMDKADPYPQVGLVDQVIGLVIESKGPKAKIADVCLIETGDPFMPTVPAEVVGFKEGKILLMPLGELGNLSPGARVFNTGHSFRVNVGPELLGRVLDGLGNPIDDRFPVSNNLPFHVHAHAPHPLKRKEITEVIPLGVKSIDGFNTIGKGQRVGIFAGSGVGKSTTLGMIARNTEADLSVIALIGERGREVQDFIDHSLGPEGRKRSVVVVSTSEQPALMKIKAALVATTVAEYFRKSGKNVLLMMDSLTRVAMALREVGLAVGEPPTTRGYTPSVFAFMPKLLERSGTSDTGSITGLYTVLVEGDDMNEPVADTVRGLLDGHIVLSRELAQQNHFPAVDVLASVSRLMTAIAEKGHREAAGKIRDLMALYKRSEDLINIGAYVQGANPKLDQAVALKGEIDALLKQEIESNAPFTETVDKMLAIVGKAGI
- a CDS encoding FliH/SctL family protein; protein product: MSNFVRKELRYRQNAQVTPAAAGQAHIQGETVAVGQAYHLDSEAQFKRDLEQSLAEIVKKRLQEAEDEAIALVKVAEETAEKNARQISEEILSKANAQAREMVELAQSQVETIQESAREAGFKNGFQEGYADATAQVEQEVTGLLQSAQLLAENAYQAEKLVLKNFEKNALTLIRHLSRKILQRELAENPDMILRQLQQAVESLYLTGKIKVVVNPQALQELRAFSAVTESALSEMSRYEFMVDPLLDVHQLFIVGEEGSFDLSLDTRIAQLIDPLQEALTLPRPEPLGADLRAPEAAEALAEATQDLPAEIEPVKFESPAYESKEAESLIPLDEVMPEDTETTPTQDASATSPLEEAPEVDSPHAGPVAPAITPFEFPAFDSKPPEGDAEDEAGPAL
- the fliG gene encoding flagellar motor switch protein FliG; its protein translation is MSSDAISIRHMTNSQKVAALLIALGPRTASEIMKNIEDEIEVEHIALEIASLQRINPETLNAILAEFYSLFQASGYLASGGVSYARQLLNEAYGENQADKILERLVATLQTNPFDFFNNADPAQLATSFQNENPQLVALVLAYLKPERSAAILGALSPEMQADVAHRIAEMDRTNPEVLREVERIMENKFSSVVTADFSMAGGIESLAEIINRSDRTTEKAILDSLEMKDPEVAEQVRELMFVFEDIIHLDDRSIQRVLREVDTKDLALSLKGSNEDVQEKIFRNMSERASTMLKDDMDYMGPVRAKDVQEKQTYIVSIIRALEGAGEIVVSRGTEEDDFIE